The following proteins are encoded in a genomic region of Flammeovirga pectinis:
- a CDS encoding DUF4421 family protein, producing MINFDNLVNQFLIISIFFHLGITTSFCQTSTVKLDYDTTFYTSYNDDLHIRLYTVYKFNDLLIQDRNDRSNNIIYSPNGNLNVGFGFTYRGLGINIGLNLPSINDDDDIYGKTTKLDMRSYMYGRKYAIDFGLQFYQGFYLKNTINRVPPFPDIGPPQEIRGDMQVNTIGFTAFKIHNYEKFSFRAAFSQTEVQKKTAGSPIYGPYLNILHFSADSALIQDGDHGLISNVKDGWYTSTGFAGGYAFSLVLFKQFFITGSAALGYGLAIGNSTLENINGNTTEFTIGGGIKVNARSAIGYNNDKTYVGLSIVFESYNVNTPDDYLKLYMMGQFRFNIVRRFDWKVGPLDWIMDRTPGFK from the coding sequence TTGATTAATTTTGACAACTTAGTTAACCAGTTTTTAATTATTAGTATATTCTTCCATTTAGGAATTACTACTAGTTTTTGTCAGACTTCGACAGTAAAATTAGATTACGATACTACCTTTTATACTTCCTATAATGACGACCTCCATATTCGTCTTTACACTGTATACAAATTCAACGATCTATTAATTCAAGATCGAAATGACCGTTCCAATAACATCATTTACTCTCCTAACGGTAATTTAAATGTTGGGTTTGGATTTACCTATAGAGGTCTAGGTATTAATATAGGCCTAAATCTACCTTCTATTAATGATGACGATGATATTTATGGCAAAACCACTAAACTGGATATGCGTTCTTACATGTATGGACGTAAATATGCAATTGATTTTGGTTTGCAGTTTTATCAAGGTTTCTATTTGAAAAACACCATTAATAGAGTTCCACCTTTTCCTGACATAGGCCCTCCACAAGAAATTAGGGGTGACATGCAGGTAAATACAATAGGCTTTACAGCTTTTAAGATTCACAATTACGAAAAATTCTCTTTTAGAGCTGCTTTTTCGCAAACTGAAGTACAAAAAAAGACTGCAGGATCTCCAATTTATGGTCCTTATTTAAATATACTCCACTTCTCTGCAGATTCTGCCTTAATACAAGATGGGGACCATGGCTTAATTTCTAATGTTAAAGATGGCTGGTATACTAGTACTGGTTTTGCAGGTGGATATGCTTTTTCTCTTGTGCTTTTCAAACAATTTTTCATTACAGGGTCTGCTGCATTAGGTTATGGATTGGCTATCGGGAATTCTACTTTAGAAAACATTAATGGCAATACTACTGAATTTACAATTGGTGGTGGAATTAAAGTTAACGCACGCAGTGCAATTGGCTATAATAACGATAAAACTTATGTTGGTTTATCTATTGTTTTTGAAAGCTACAACGTTAATACCCCCGATGATTATTTAAAACTATACATGATGGGACAATTTAGGTTTAATATTGTGCGAAGGTTTGACTGGAAAGTTGGGCCCTTAGATTGGATTATGGATAGAACTCCCGGATTTAAGTAA